The following are encoded together in the Anguilla rostrata isolate EN2019 chromosome 19, ASM1855537v3, whole genome shotgun sequence genome:
- the adm2b gene encoding protein ADM2 isoform X1: MRSFFPVTMCCISLFSLHQQLLALPTGGRLERNRLALLKRIEELSGGENAPARSGAPASPHLALEVRREWWKRRLSKAPPTRQEGPVSMPTDPFQALSGQRASRGRRHAHHGARGHHHPQLMRVGCVLGTCQVQNLSHRLYQLIGQSGREDSSPINPHSPHSYG; encoded by the exons ATGCGATCGTTTTTCCCGGTTACTATGTGTTGCATCAGCCTGTTCTCCCTTCACCAGCAATTACTGGCTCTGCCGACGGGTGGACGCCTCGAAAGGAACAG GCTGGCCCTCCTGAAGAGGATTGAGGAGCTCAGTGGGGGTGAGAACGCCCCGGCGAGGTCCGGCGCCCCAGCCTCCCCTCACCTCGCCCTGGAGGTCAGGCGCGAATGGTGGAAGCGCCGCCTCTCCAAGGCCCCTCCCACGAGACAGGAAGGCCCGGTTTCCATGCCAACCGACCCCTTCCAAGCCCTGTCCGGCCAGAGGGCGTCCAGAGGTCGTCGCCATGCCCACCACGGGGCGAGGGGTCACCACCACCCGCAGCTGATGCGCGTGGGCTGTGTCCTTGGCACCTGCCAGGTACAGAACCTTAGCCACCGGCTCTATcagctgattggtcagagtGGCCGGGAAGACTCCTCCCCCATAAACCCGCATAGTCCGCACAGTTACGGATGA
- the adm2b gene encoding protein ADM2 isoform X2: MANRRYINTTASPRKRLALLKRIEELSGGENAPARSGAPASPHLALEVRREWWKRRLSKAPPTRQEGPVSMPTDPFQALSGQRASRGRRHAHHGARGHHHPQLMRVGCVLGTCQVQNLSHRLYQLIGQSGREDSSPINPHSPHSYG, from the exons ATGGCGAATCGACGTTATATTAATACGACTGCAAGCCCGAGGAAAAG GCTGGCCCTCCTGAAGAGGATTGAGGAGCTCAGTGGGGGTGAGAACGCCCCGGCGAGGTCCGGCGCCCCAGCCTCCCCTCACCTCGCCCTGGAGGTCAGGCGCGAATGGTGGAAGCGCCGCCTCTCCAAGGCCCCTCCCACGAGACAGGAAGGCCCGGTTTCCATGCCAACCGACCCCTTCCAAGCCCTGTCCGGCCAGAGGGCGTCCAGAGGTCGTCGCCATGCCCACCACGGGGCGAGGGGTCACCACCACCCGCAGCTGATGCGCGTGGGCTGTGTCCTTGGCACCTGCCAGGTACAGAACCTTAGCCACCGGCTCTATcagctgattggtcagagtGGCCGGGAAGACTCCTCCCCCATAAACCCGCATAGTCCGCACAGTTACGGATGA